In Patescibacteria group bacterium, a single window of DNA contains:
- the scpB gene encoding SMC-Scp complex subunit ScpB encodes MLKSTIESLIFISNRPLTKKEISVITEAKIEEVGQVLEELVKEYNEKNGGIKIIQDGKEFQMVTNPDNTTIIQKFLKEEVTRELTPASLETLAIVAYRGPISRGELEQIRGVNCAIILRNLLIRGLIIESDADKDLSSKDPLKCAYNISLDFIRHLGITDIKDLPNYEKLNSQIPLQTLAGEEQLNKNPEPPQESSEETL; translated from the coding sequence ATGTTAAAATCAACCATTGAAAGTTTAATTTTTATCTCCAACCGTCCTTTAACCAAAAAGGAAATATCTGTTATTACTGAGGCAAAAATTGAAGAAGTCGGACAGGTTCTTGAAGAATTGGTTAAAGAATATAATGAGAAAAATGGCGGGATAAAAATAATTCAAGACGGCAAGGAATTTCAAATGGTTACCAATCCGGATAATACAACAATTATTCAAAAATTTTTGAAAGAAGAAGTAACCAGAGAATTGACGCCGGCCTCGCTGGAAACATTGGCGATTGTCGCTTATCGAGGTCCGATCAGCAGGGGAGAATTAGAACAAATCAGAGGAGTCAATTGCGCGATTATTTTGCGAAATCTTTTAATCAGAGGCTTGATCATAGAAAGTGATGCTGATAAAGATTTATCAAGCAAAGATCCGTTGAAATGCGCTTATAATATAAGTTTGGATTTTATTCGCCATTTGGGCATTACGGATATTAAAGATTTGCCAAATTACGAAAAACTTAACAGTCAAATACCATTGCAAACTTTAGCCGGCGAAGAACAACTGAATAAAAATCCGGAGCCTCCGCAGGAGTCAAGTGAAGAAACTTTATAG
- a CDS encoding adenine-specific methyltransferase EcoRI family protein, whose product MARKSSIKNLKKARKAKNDEFYTQYIDIQKEIEKYLDYNSDTFRSKAVYCNCDDPFESNFFRYFVLNFNKLGLKQLITTSYKPSPVANTQLGLFGDDKTLTKSKSLPAGRQGRAKITANKFIINEVRDIDNDGEFNLEDIAKQLKVNKNNEWAPLEGDGDFRSDECVELLKQSDIVVTNPPFSLFREYFRQLFDYKKKFLIIGNINCLTYREIFQKIKENIAWLGNGMGRWISGFIVPESYDLYGSEARIDKNGNRIVATNNCLWLTNLDHGRRHQPLPLMTMEENLKYSKHKEIKGKKAYDKYDNYDAIEIPFTDAIPSDYKGVMGVPVTFLDKYNPKQFEILGNSNVRGEREHLMNKVKSATDCTYINGKPQYARILIKHKKK is encoded by the coding sequence ATGGCTAGAAAATCATCAATTAAAAATCTTAAGAAAGCGAGAAAAGCAAAGAATGACGAGTTTTATACTCAGTATATTGATATTCAAAAAGAGATTGAAAAATACCTGGATTATAATTCTGATACTTTTCGCAGCAAGGCAGTGTATTGCAATTGCGACGATCCGTTTGAGAGCAATTTCTTTCGCTATTTCGTGCTCAATTTCAACAAGCTTGGATTAAAACAGCTCATTACTACGAGCTACAAGCCTTCGCCCGTAGCGAACACGCAGCTAGGGTTGTTTGGGGATGATAAAACTCTTACAAAATCAAAAAGCCTGCCTGCCGGTAGGCAGGGCCGTGCTAAAATAACCGCCAACAAATTTATTATCAACGAAGTGCGTGATATAGACAACGATGGTGAGTTTAACTTGGAAGATATTGCCAAACAGTTAAAGGTAAACAAAAATAATGAATGGGCGCCATTAGAAGGTGATGGTGATTTTCGTAGCGATGAATGTGTAGAACTACTCAAGCAATCCGATATAGTAGTAACCAACCCACCCTTTAGTTTGTTTCGTGAATATTTTAGACAACTTTTTGATTATAAAAAAAAGTTTTTGATTATCGGCAATATCAACTGCCTAACCTATAGAGAAATATTTCAAAAAATTAAAGAAAATATAGCATGGCTTGGTAATGGAATGGGGAGATGGATTTCTGGATTTATTGTTCCCGAATCCTACGACTTATACGGATCAGAGGCTCGGATAGATAAAAATGGAAACAGAATTGTAGCCACCAATAATTGTTTATGGCTAACTAATCTTGATCACGGTCGCCGCCACCAGCCATTACCGCTTATGACAATGGAAGAAAATTTGAAATACAGCAAACATAAAGAAATTAAAGGTAAAAAAGCGTATGATAAATATGACAATTATGATGCGATTGAAATACCTTTTACCGATGCAATTCCAAGCGATTATAAAGGCGTAATGGGTGTGCCAGTTACATTTCTTGATAAATATAATCCCAAACAGTTTGAAATATTGGGAAATTCTAATGTGCGAGGAGAGCGAGAACATTTAATGAACAAGGTAAAATCCGCAACGGATTGTACTTATATAAACGGAAAACCGCAATATGCTCGTATATTAATAAAACATAAGAAAAAATAA